The following nucleotide sequence is from Citrus sinensis cultivar Valencia sweet orange chromosome 6, DVS_A1.0, whole genome shotgun sequence.
CTGGATAAAAAATACATGCTGGAATTACTTCTGCCATTATTGCTAAGTTGACAAACCATAATGCAACTCTTTTACAACAGCAGAAAGAGCAGCAGCTACTCTTTATTAATGTGGACGATTTTGGTCATACAAGTTTCATCTGTGACTTTAACCTTGTTTGATGCTGGAATTAGAGTGCTATTGGAAGATGGTATTGGTGCTGGAAGTTTTGCTGGAGTCTTGCTAGAAGTCTTGTTgttggaaaattttcatttagaaGTTTTGTTGGGTAATTTGGCTTGGTGGCTGGAATTTGAATTGCTTTTCTTGGAGTTTAATTGGGATTTAagtattgttttatattttagttcttttttatttgggaTGTCTTATTATGTATTGGTGGTGATGACATTGAATGCTAGATGTATTTgttcttaaattaatttgttggaTTGAATGGaggttaattaatattaattgcttttagtttttttgacgatattcattttttataattaattaaatttgtaatcaagaattcacaaataaattataatcataatatattttttaaaaaaattaactttatgaCGGGAAATACCCATCATAACATTtgtcataaaaaatttctaccaaaatttaataataaatttacaaatgacaatttaattttccgccaaaaataaaaaaaaatggcggTAAAATTTCtaccaataataaatttaatttcccgctaataataaattcaaatttaattattttttatattaaaatattgtgtgacAGATATATGACGGTAAAATactattatgaatttatgacGGAAAATATTCtgtcataaattaatgacagtGACATAGATGACGGATGAACTATCTGTCATGCACCCTTTTTTATGACAATTATTTCCCGTCATCTATTacttgttttcttgtagtggATGTGAGTTAGTAAAAGTAttggattattttaaaaacaaatatagaGTAATATGTAAAGGAATCCTAATTACTAGAATCCAAATTCAAGTAGTTAAGAGGTTAATAGAAGAAGtctaaaatttataagataaataaagagaaCTAAAGAAATAGAAGgtgttaaaagaaataaatagttgTCTTTATTCTTTCTTCCGTTTGTTTAGCAGCACTCTAATATTAATGACATCACggtgattaaataataatgtaatttaaaaaatatcaataagtAACAagtatcaaaaataaaaattcattaatatattcaatacATTAATAATTGATCTCGACGTGTTTtcatatgttaaaaaatttaaaaaataaacttatcatcaagaatacaaaataatctttttctatatgtgcaataataatattactcaATTATTAATCTCTAATCTAATTTCACAGAcgatttttctcaaaattcatAGTTGAAAATGTATTTTACTATTGTAGTTGTGacaattagtaaaattaatgCTAATgttatcaataaataaattaattaatacaatttatcttttttagtattaactatttttcttgttagCCTATCaatctctttcaattttaaaaatttgttattagaACCCACATGTGTAATGTAaacatcaaattgaattttaagtgTCAGAAGAttcattgaagaaaaatcattttgataaactcaataagataaaataattttttttttatgtgaggAGAGTTAGCGTGCAacgaatttcaaaataataatttttttgtaggtTGGAAGTTAAAgataaatacttaatatttcagttatttttaaattttaataggtatttttatgataattgagataaatattaaattaaatttataaattttaaaaagttagaGGGGGCTTGAACCCCCACTCCTAACGTGGCACCGCCTATGCCATCAcctatatatgtatatattaaagACGTTTATAAACATCCCAAATCCCGCATTTGTGCACATATGCATATTCATGTATGATAATTGATATGTGCGTAAGAAATGAAACTCtttattacaaaaaagataaCCAACAAAATCACTCTGGAAAAggataaaatgaataaaaagaaaacaattaaactcAAATTCACTCTAACTCTCTCAAATTGTTCtgccaaataaataaatatgattccTCAATGATATACCACACACCCTTTTAACGAGAATGATTTTGTTGAAACGATGTACACAACGTGACAGCatgcctatatatatatatatatatatatatgcattacAGCAGTGGTGCTAAATTTATGCTGGAGACGGAGCTGGAGCACCGATGAagatttttcttgatttggAAAAGCCAACGGGGGAAGAAGCAGGAGCGGTGGCAAGGCTGACGGTGCCGTCACCGCCGGAGCTCAAAAGCTGAAGCATTGAACGGTGAGGGTTGCTGCGGGTAGCCTGGCAAATGTCAGGCAAGTATGCTCCTGCGTGAACCAACACCACGTTCATATTAAGTTACATGCAGCGATCCCATGATCATGTATACAAACAGCGTTATTGCACGTtgactttattaaattagaaaaagaaactcGTATAAAaggaatatatattataagcCATGCGACGTGTCATGCAACTTTGTGACAGGAGAAATAATTCTTTGACTgatggagaagaaaaaatgtcTCAAGCAAAGGGTTTATAAGAGAACTCTTTAATTAATGTGTAAACttaaagagaaaacaaaaagcaaaagctaGATGTGGTGTTTGAAGGATATGTTTTATGCTCACAAAAGctaaattctttcttttttaatatttaataagtctAAATTCTAGATTTTCCCAAAAGCCGTCTCCCCAAATATCTTTAATTAGTCGGTAAATATAAACAAACCATTTAAAAATCTCTTTCTAGAAGGTGtttgatttgtattttgaCCATACAAATTGTAAGATTCGACGTTATCAAACTCGTCAAATTTCGctagaaattagaaaattacattttcaatttctttcttctttttttttccttctaagTCGGTAGTTGAAAAGGTCTTAGAAGAAATTTGATGTATATTGACCATGTAAATTCAAAGATTTGACATTAACTATTTGATATGTCAAATATTTCTAgaacaattttgttttttgtttttcggAATGGTAAACTTAAGACATAATTAAACCCAACTACTAATTGTAACCCATGTCACAATTAACATAGTTCATTGATCTTATTATTGCCATCGACCATGAATAGACTTGGcaaccaataattttttttcctccgtatttgtaaaatttgtcCGATTTTAATTGATcataatgaaaaatgaagagtTGATAAAATGAATGTTCATACCTTCACCGGCGGCCAAGTTAAAGTAGAGGTCAACAATGTTAGGGCACTTCTGGTAACAAGCCGGCGAGCAAAGCTTGGAAGCGAATTCAGGCTCAAGGAGAGCGTCCGATGAAATCCCAACGGCGTTCCTATCAACACCACAAGCTTTCACGCATCGATCTGTCTCAATGTAATCCGCCATTTTTTCAACAACAACGTCCGATGTCTTGCACAAAAATTCTAGGCTTCCGTCTTTGGTCGTGTAAGTCTCCAGCAAACACCTCTTCCCAGAAGACGCAATTGAAAATGCACAAACATTCTTTGGCAAAGACTCGCACTCAATCTCAGCTGCAGAACAACGAAccgaaaattaaaaagagaaaaaagaaaatgtaaataccCATTTGCCCTCACGCCCTGCACAGGACGTacaaccaaacaataaaatcataacatGCATAGATAAATGTAAACATTACCTAGAGCTGCATGGAGAAAGAGGGAGGAGAGGAATAGAACAAATGACAATCTAAGTGAAGAGGCCATGaatgcaattattttttctttttctgattttagggtttttgaacaatgaagatgaagaaacaATTAAGAAAGTAAATGGGATCTGTGAGAGAGAGTGTTTTGAGGAGTTTGCGGATATATAGAGGAGAGATATGTACCAAGAAAAGGTTCGTGGTTTCTATATATAATGACATGTGGGAACGGCTTAAGGTTTCCTTTTATAAGCTTGCgtatttgtgtgatttgtgtGCGTAGAGATGTTAGatggaattaaattaattagtaaatgaaGGACGCGTTTGGTGGGTTCATTTACGAATCTCTTGGACTTTTCTGTGGAGCCCATGTTCGATGTTTTTGTTacttactatttttaaaaaccttttttttcttttttcttcttttgatttagTTTACTATATACTAGTCAAATCTGGGttgatatattatattgtGTTTTCTCATTGACGACTGCTAAAGACGTGTTTGAATGGCTCGCACGTTACTGTATCGAGAAGGTTCTCAACATTTGAATCATATTCTCTTATAATTAACCCGTGTgacaattataatttgaattattcaaatttcagcATGTAGTACataaccaaaataaagaaaggaaaaaaaaaacttaatttaatgTTGTAAGTACCACATTTCCGCATTGTATtgctaatattattaaacaagAAGTCAAGAATATCGGTTAATTAATTGGATTATTAAAGTAAGAATTTCAATAAACATCTCTATTTTAGTAATAACTCCTCAATTTGAAgctgaattaatttaatgatcaaatggacagaaaaaaaaaagattaatcgAAAATTCTTCCAAAATAAAAGAGTTGTTAGGtcgattattatttattcaatacaaaaatatcataaaaatttggaGAGGTGGTTAAGTTTTTGCGTGGCCTAAGGGAAAGGTGCGCCCCAACGCATGTCGGATGgaatatagaaaattaagCAGAAGCCAACTCATTGACAAAGTGAATCAATTGACCGAAGATTAAGTCACCGCGTCTTTAAAACTGTAAGGTGCCCGTAGGTTTCCTTGTTTGCATCAGAAGTAAATTAAGCTTCGGTCGCAGTTCCACATGTCGAATTGCGTATGTGGTGACAAATCAAAATGCAACAGGAAAGTCCCAACAGTTCGTCCGCAATTTTGGTGGCGGCATTgattgaaagaaaagaagcttCTCCGAGTCCTCTCTAGCTTAACTATGCATGTTCTTGCAGTTTCTGTCACGCAACATGACCAAGTCTTCGGTCTCCACCGTGCTAATGTCATCCTTGgtagttattaattatatatatatattaatttttcgtTCTGACAATCTTAAAGTgcgaaaaaaattttaaaaaaaaattaaaatcgtgagattttaaagacttaaaatttaaagcgCTTAAACTGCACagtttatgtatttttctgaatttttttacaCTTAAAAATTTCTGATTGAaacatctatatatatatatatatatgattcaATTCAAGATcctgaatttattaaagtccGAGAAGGTTATTAAActctataatttaataatgtaatGACATTATATTGTTAAACCgtaaagtttaataattttttcaaactttaataaagtccAAAATCCTCAACCAGGTCAGCACTCTATGTTACATTAATCTTCTTAGTTAACCATTTGTATTATTAAACTAATTCCTTCAATTAGAGGATTTTTTGGCCATGCCGAGTTCAGGTaaccataattttaaattgaaacaaaGTTAATAACAATTGTAGAGAAATAATTGACCGCTATACATTTTACAATAGTCTTTTTGCTTACGTAATTGCAATTCATCTGCTTTTACCAGCTGTCTTTGTTCAATTGATATGCCTGAACAAGTACGAAAATTTATGTCCGAGTCAACGACAGATGTTCTAATTAATATTACACACATACGTAAAACAttaattggttttttttttttttaacacggATAATAACAATCAAAGTTTACTGAGACAACTCTAAAAATCTAAGGGATCAATCTAGATCATCAATGTCTAAAGAATCAACCTAGATCACTTAGAACATTTTTATTACGATACAACCTAGAAATATTCTATTCTTATTGTAAAAACCGTGGACCTCACCAATATTCAAAgtcaaaaaatatatcaacttCCACAGTCTACCATCACACGATcacatattttttcatatatataaatatatatgtgaaataataagatatttcGTACGAAATTATATAGAAAAAGTCACGTCACTTAAGGGTGGGTAAATTCagagggtaatttttaaaaacctcccttgaggtttggacttgttgcaagtagatggcgagaattgatttatttgtaaaaaaccccctaccgtcagttaattttaacattgaccgttagttgaccgtgcaaagacaatattacccttaacaatagtttataaacgaaaataactataaaaaaaaccaaaattattagctatttcaccatctttaaattattgatattttcttaaagttcctataaaaaagataaaattaaaaaatcctctttaaattattgatattttcttaaaattcctacaagaaagataaaattaaaaatttaaaaatgaaattgtcataatctttacctatgatattgtaaatttttagaattgacaaggataaaattgttaaaaaatagggtttgtgcttttcgcgccaataattttggttttttttatagttattttcgtttataaactattgttaagggtaatattgtctttgcacggtcaactaacggtcaatgttaaaattaactgacggtaagaggttttttacaaataaactaattctcgtcatctacttgcaacaaacccaaacctcaggggaagtttttaaaaattaccctaaaTTCATATTCAGataaatttgatcaaattttggattaatTAGGTTGGAAAAAACATAACTTAAATTCAATCTGAACATATAATCCGATCCGAGATAATTCAAATTGGCTCGGGTCggatcaaaattttgtatttatatatactttgatttctttgaattttccGATCGAATTTGACCCAATCTGATCATAATCTAACCAGCTCAGGTTGGCCAAAATCCAACCAATCGGATTAGACTCTTCATTCGAATCCAATCCGAATCCAAATTTTCTAGATCGAATTGGTCTGGATCAGTTCGGGTCAAGTCATTTGCACACCCCTACCATCAccttcaacaaaataaatcttttttatggGAAACGGAAATTAGGCCGACTCTTGTCAAACTATGGGCTTGGACCATGATGTATTCCTGTAATGGCCCAAAGACATAGTGATCTTTTTGGACTCGATAACAACAAAGCGGgcatataatttttaccaACTCAGGCCACAACTTCATGTGGCGCCACGCATCTTTCCACTTGCAGTTTGTAAATACTCGAGTATCGTTTCTGTTGAACACTCCGCATTACAGAATGAACCATGgtcacaaaatcaaaatcaactgTGAAAGAGAGATAAGTGGGGCCATCATTAACAGAAATAGGTTGCCAGCCTCACAATCCCATGCTCGGCTTACACAACTCAATCCAATCAGCAACATATTGCTTGTAACAGAGCATAACAATATCATCAGCTAGCAAGAAAGCAGAAAGCAGAGGGCCAAAATGGTTGCAGCAGCAGCGACAGCATCATCACAGCTTCTCTTTTCAAGCTCTCACTCTTTCTCTCGGCTCTCTCCTTACCAAATATGTGTCTTCGACTCCAAAGCACTCGTGTCGTCATGTCCCAGCAACGTTTTGAAGAGAAGACATGTTGGTGTTGCTGCTGGGGTTCGGTGCATGGCTGTTGGGACAACATCGGAGGTTGCAACCAAGAAGAGAAGTTCGTATGAGATTGAAACGCTGACAAACTGGCTGTTGAAGCAAGAACAGTCTGGCGTTATTGATGCTGAGCTCACTATTGTGCTTTCCAGCATTTCAACGGCGTGCAAGCAGATTGCTTCTTTGGTGCAAAGAGCTGGCATTTCCAACTTGACTGGAATTCAGGGTGCTGTCAATGTTCAAGGCGAGGACCAGAAGAAGCTCGACGTCGTTTCAAATGAGGTCAGTAACCACTCGGTCCAAATACTTTTGCAGAATTTTAATCTGCGGCTAAATTACTAACTGTGAACT
It contains:
- the LOC102628059 gene encoding uncharacterized protein LOC102628059, with the protein product MASSLRLSFVLFLSSLFLHAALAEIECESLPKNVCAFSIASSGKRCLLETYTTKDGSLEFLCKTSDVVVEKMADYIETDRCVKACGVDRNAVGISSDALLEPEFASKLCSPACYQKCPNIVDLYFNLAAGEGAYLPDICQATRSNPHRSMLQLLSSGGDGTVSLATAPASSPVGFSKSRKIFIGAPAPSPA